The Oenanthe melanoleuca isolate GR-GAL-2019-014 chromosome 1A, OMel1.0, whole genome shotgun sequence genome contains a region encoding:
- the SLC6A13 gene encoding sodium- and chloride-dependent GABA transporter 2 isoform X2, whose protein sequence is MDNRVPGAVSNGEMVPTPPGVEKEKEEEEEEEQTLERGQWNNKLEYVLSVAGEIIGLGNVWRFPYLCYKNGGGAFFIPYLIFLFTCGIPVFFLETALGQYTSQGGVTAWRRICPLFEGIGYASQVIVVLLNFYYIIVLAWALFYLFSSFTIDLPWGSCDHEWNTGNCMELQKANSTFNVTSENATSPVIEFWE, encoded by the exons ATGGATAACAGAGTCCCTGGTGCTGTCAGCAATGGTGAAATGGTGCCCACACCCCCTGGagtggaaaaggagaaggaggaagaagaggaggaggagcagacaCTGGAGCGTGGTCAATGGAACAACAAGCTGGAGTATGTGCTGTCTGTGGCTGGGGAGATCATTGGCCTGGGAAATGTCTGGAGGTTCCCATACCTCTGCTACAAGAATGGTGGAG GTGCCTTCTTCATCCCCTACCTCATCTTCCTCTTCACCTGTGGGATCCCAGTGTTCTTCCTGGAGACGGCACTGGGGCAGTACACGAGCCAGGGAGGGGTGACTGCCTGGCGCAGGATCTGCCCCCTCTTTGAAG GAATTGGCTACGCCTCACAGGTCATCGTCGTTCTGCTCAACTTCTACTACATCATTGTCCTGGCCTGGGCCTTGTTTTATCTCTTCAGCTCCTTCACCATTGAcctcccctggggcagctgtgaCCACGAGTGGAACACAG GGAACTgcatggagctgcagaaggCAAACTCCACGTTCAATGTGACCAGCGAGAACGCCACGTCCCCTGTCATCGAGTTCTGGGAGTAA